Proteins from a genomic interval of Chanos chanos chromosome 3, fChaCha1.1, whole genome shotgun sequence:
- the pus1 gene encoding pseudouridylate synthase 1 homolog has protein sequence MLKCRLIVSALSPRLILLFKNQGRPHQCERLRSFHTFPKMMSEEVVQPPVKVLKRSPEHDTCDTEHVDKKLKIDEDQTSNEKKFPKRKVVLLMAYSGKGYYGMQRNPSATQFKTLEDDLVMALVKAGCIPENHMDDMKKMSFQRCARTDKGVSAAGQVVSLKLWLLEDLVDKINTHLPPQIRILGFKRVTGGFNAKNNCDGRTYSYMLPTVAFSPKDHDQEDTSFRLETETLQRVNRLFACYKGTHNFHNFTSQKGPRDPSARRYITQMYCGEPFVRKGAEFAVITVRGQSFMMHQIRKMIGLVIAVVKGYVNEEVIERSWGEEKVDVPKAPGLGLVLERVHFDRYNKRFGSDGLHESLEWTEQEDAVAAFKEEYIYPSIIETELQERSMVSWMATLPIHNFEGTAAGAQQRKDGNHVQQDDNEDGNGSD, from the exons ATGCTGAAATGCCGTCTGATAGTTAGTGCCTTAAGTCCACGATTGATATTGCTTTTCAAAAACCAag gtaggCCACATCAGTGTGAGAGGTTGCGGTCTTTTCATACTTTCCCTAAGATGATGAGTGAAGAAGTAGTTCAACCCCCAGTCAAGGTGCTGAAAAGGAGTCCGGAGCATGACACATGCGATACTGAGCATGTTGATAAGAAACTGAAAATAGATGAAGATCAGACCAGTAACGAGAAGaaatttccaaaaagaaaagtgGTGTTGCTAATGGCATATTCAGGAAAGGGATATTATGGTATGCAG AGAAATCCTTCAGCTACACAGTTCAAAACCCTCGAAGACGACTTGGTCATGGCTTTGGTGAAGGCTGGATGTATTCCTGAAAACCACATGGATGATATGAAAAAGATGTCCTTCCAGAGATGTGCAAGGACTGACAAG GGTGTGTCTGCAGCTGGTCAAGTTGTGTCTCTTAAACTGTGGTTACTTGAAGACTTGGTGGACAAGATAAATACACACCTCCCACCTCAGATTAGGATTCTAG GTTTCAAGAGAGTCACTGGTGGTTTCAACGCCAAAAACAACTGCGATGGCAGAACGTATTCCTACATGCTTCCCACCGTTGCTTTCTCGCCCAAAGATCACGACCAAGAAGACACCTCATTCCGTCTGGAAACCGAAACACTACAGAGGGTAAACAGGCTCTTTGCCTGCTATAAAGGAACCCACAATTTCCACAACTTCACCTCCCAAAAAGGTCCCCGAGACCCAAGCGCACGGCGCTACATCACACAGATGTACTGCGGGGAGCCCTTTGTACGAAAGGGGGCGGAGTTTGCAGTTATCACTGTGCGGGGCCAGAGCTTCATGATGCATCAGATCAGGAAGATGATTGGTCTGGTGATCGCTGTGGTAAAGGGTTATGTAAATGAGGAGGTGATTGAAAGAAGCTGGGGTGAAGAGAAGGTAGATGTGCCCAAAGCCCCCGGGCTGGGACTGGTCCTGGAGAGAGTGCACTTTGACAGGTACAACAAACGCTTCGGAAGCGACGGCCTCCACGAGTCACTGGAGTGGACGGAGCAGGAGGACGCCGTAGCCGCTTTTAAGGAGGAATACATCTACCCTAGCATCATTGAGACAGAATTGCAGGAGAGGTCCATGGTTAGCTGGATGGCCACGCTCCCTATTCACAATTTTGAGGGCACGGCAGCAGGCGCACAGCAACGCAAGGATGGGAATCACGTGCAACAA GATGATAATGAAGATGGGAATGGATCTGACTGA
- the noc4l gene encoding nucleolar complex protein 4 homolog: MAPSKSSNVKRSGTDESSQISFKKDINSKVDLIIQNRKHANDIFDILEYLQSEREKEILCAVNACSRIFCTLLERGDLYVGQLPKEEEILEGDRSADEKYHIFVRHRYNDCVESLLENIGHESFQVKESCLCTLMKFASAEGKHPLQKMDWCEHYNFPRELIQAVVGGLLSEKEDMALLISRFQEFLEMDDVRFYVMTSIRVNVARVMDKNKGAVMPVYQNNVFTLLTNINMPSQESEITNFMVKQEVKHEDWKPTKIKEHKRAFDRMWLGFLKHKLPGSMYKKILVILHDSVLPYMSEPTLLIDFLTAAYDVGGAISLLALNGLFVLIHQHNLDYPDFYKKLYNLLDPSVFHVKYRARFFHLANIFLSSTHLPVYLVAAFIKRLSRLALTAPPTSLLMVLPFICNLIRRHPACRVLIHRPTAADEPCQDPYVMEEEDPAQSHALESSLWELQTLQKHYHPDVAKAAMKINQPLPDMEDDISELLELTTFEVMERDLKQTEKQTVPLEFDPATQLLQSPKEVLGVHFCLD, translated from the exons ATGGCGCCGTCCAAGAGCAGCAACGTGAAACGGAGCGGTACAGATGAGAGCAGCCAGATTTCTTTCAAAAAGGACATAAACTCTAAAGTAGATCTCATaattcaaaacagaaagcatGCCAACGATATATTTGACATTCTTGAATACCTGCAG tctgagagagagaaagagatactcTGTGCGGTCAATGCCTGTAGCAGGATCTTCTGCACTCTGTTGGAGAGGGGTGACCTGTACGTCGGTCAGTTGCCCAAGGAAGAAGAAATTTTAGAAG GTGATCGCAGTGCGGATGAAAAGTACCATATATTTGTTCGACATCGTTACAACGACTGTGTGGAGTCTCTGCTGGAGAACATTGGCCATGAATCATTCCAAGTGAAG gagagTTGTCTTTGTACTCTAATGAAGTTTGCATCAGCTGAAGGGAAGCACCCACTTCAAAAGATGGACTGGTGTGAGCATTACAATTTTCCCAGAGAGCTAATACAG GCAGTGGTGGGCGGTCTGCTCTCAGAAAAGGAGGACATGGCTTTGCTCATCTCTAGGTTCCAGGAGTTTCTGGAGATGGATGATGTTCGATTCTATGTCATGACTTCTATCCGTGTGAATGTGGCCAGAGTTATGGATAAAAACAAAGGG GCGGTGATGCCTGTCTATCAGAACAATGTTTTTACGCTGCTCACCAACATCAACATGCCCAGTCAAGAATCAGAGATCACCAACTTCATGGTCAAGCAGGAGG ttAAACACGAAGACTGGAAACCAACCAAAATAAAA GAGCATAAGAGAGCCTTTGACCGAATGTGGCTGGGATTTCTTAAGCACAAG TTACCAGGGAGCATGTACAAAAAGATACTGGTGATTCTCCATGACTCAGTCCTGCCTTACATGAGTGAACCTACCCTGTTGATTGACTTTCTGACAGCTGCATATGATGTTG GTGGAGCTATTAGCTTATTGGCTCTGAATGGACTGTTTGTCCTTATTCACCAACACAACCT AGATTATCCTGACTTCTATAAGAAGCTGTACAATCTGCTAGACCCCTCGGTTTTCCACGTAAAATACAGAGCACGATTCTTCCACCTAGCCAACATCTTCCTCTCCTCGAC TCATTTGCCGGTCTACCTTGTGGCTGCATTTATCAAGCGGTTGTCTCGCCTGGCCCTCACAGCGCCGCCTACATCTCTTCTCATGGTACTGCCTTTCATCTGCAACCTCATTCGCAGACACCCAGCCTGCCGCGTTCTTATCCATCGACCCACTGCAGCTGATG aaccCTGTCAAGATCCTTATGTGATGGAGGAGGAAGATCCAGCACAGAGTCATGCCCTGGAGAGCAGCCTATGGGAGCTACAG ACCCTACAGAAGCATTACCACCCTGACGTGGCAAAGGCAGCAATGAAGATAAACCAGCCCCTGCCGGACATGGAAGATGACATCAGCGAGCTGCTTGAACTCACAACCTTTGAG gtgATGGAACGGGACCttaaacagactgaaaagcAGACAGTGCCGCTAGAGTTTGATCCAGCCACCCAGTTGCTGCAGAGCCCCAAGGAAGTTCTTGGTGTACACTTCTGTCTGGATTAA
- the vps29 gene encoding vacuolar protein sorting-associated protein 29: protein MLVLVLGDLHIPHRCNSLPAKFKKLLVPGKIQHILCTGNLCTKESYDYLKTLAGDVHIVRGDFDENLNYPEQKVVTVGQFKIGLIHGHQVIPWGDMASLALLQRQLDVDILISGHTHKFEAFENENKFYINPGSATGAYNALESNIIPSFVLMDIQASTVVTYVYQLIGDDVKVERIEYKKS, encoded by the exons ATG TTGGTCCTGGTGTTAGGTGACTTGCATATTCCCCATCGCTGCAACTCGCTACCAGCCAAATTCAAAAAGCTACTGGTGCCCGGCAAGATCCAGCACATCCTTTGCACTGGGAACCTCTGTACGAAGGAGAGCTATGACTACCTGAAAACACTGGCCGGAGATGTGCACATTGTCAGAGGCGACTTTGACGAG AACCTGAATTACCCTGAACAGAAAGTGGTAACAGTGGGGCAGTTTAAAATTGGCCTGATTCACGGACACCAAGTGATTCCTTGGGGCGACATGGCCAGCTTGGCACTCTTGCAGAGACAGTTAGACGTGGACATCCTCAtctctggtcacacacacaagtttgagGCTTTTGAGAATGAGAACAAATTCTACATCAATCCTGGGTCTGCCACAGGTGCCTACAATGCACTGGAAAG CAACATCATACCCTCTTTTGTGCTGATGGACATTCAAGCATCCACGGTGGTTACATATGTTTACCAGCTTATTGGAGATGATGTCAAAGTTGAGAGAATCGAGTACAAAAAGTCTTAA
- the ulk1b gene encoding serine/threonine-protein kinase ULK1, with amino-acid sequence METVGKFEFSRKDLIGHGAFAVVFKGRHREKHEWEVAVKCINKKNLAKSQTLLGKEIKILKELKHENIVALHDFQETASSVYLVMEYCNGGDLADYLHSKGTLSEDTIRVFLQQIAGAMRVLQAKGIIHRDLKPQNILLSYPAGRKSHSNNTCIKIADFGFARYLQNNMMAATLCGSPMYMAPEVIMSLNYDAKADLWSIGTIVFQCLTGKAPFQASSPQDLRLFYEKNKSLSPNIPRETSSYLRHLLLGLLQRNHKDRMDFDEFFRHPFLEASSSMKKSAPVTLTCFPSSASASSCSSSSTSHLASPPQSLAEIQQLRAKAIASPTQDSPGYLLKDSGGGGGSSKNSSCDTDDFVMVPAHFPTTELTCDMPTGKVLQDSLMYSGSSLLASGGLGGQGKTPPRSPSYSGSPGTVGRPSEFSASNYGNYGQSVPIPVPTQIHNYQRIEHNLNSPSQDSSPRAAPPVRRCSSGSSLGFGRTGPSPPYSAGLGPALTSRRLSGGGSKPFQLSPQVGTIPELPGQSGMLNVETARPGSRIGALQTPEVRSRPQQQGMGTRLHSAPCLLEAASGCKQKIRKQHSDPVVAPQSGMMALRPLHSSPRLSELMQRSPLPTILGSPSRAMPPFEFPKPPSSPNMVTFFTQQGMALPSSASRAVQGDPGLPSGFQPDHCATLAAEESKGFGRSQSAGRLSDMLLMAAFGGQLGDRGSMENLNADRAIDITAPPGGAMVVGSGSPARVVFTVGSPPSGCTPPQTSRSRKFSGSSSSISPVGSYTSRYAQAGICVDGCEGPSSPRYGFSPASLGGAVTFEAPELPEETLMEQEHTEILRRLRFTLEFVRCMTEVAGARGGEADHDNTASTCLLQQQSLVADQISSLSREWSHAEQLVLYMKAAELLSSALTTAMEGIKQGKLYPSTTVKQVVRKLNDLYKSSVTSCRSLSARLEHFFSRKQRLMDHINTITAERLLFSHTVQMVQAAALDEMFRQGEASVQRYHKALLLMEGLSLLLTEQADILSISKCKQCIERRLTALQSGLCV; translated from the exons GAAACAGCAAGCTCTGTTTACTTGGTGATGGAG TATTGCAATGGAGGAGACCTGGCAGACTACCTGCACT CTAAGGGCACCCTGAGCGAGGACACTATCCGAGTGTTCCTCCAGCAGATAGCGGGAGCCATGAGGGTCCTGCAGGCCAAAGGCATCATTCACAGAGATCTCAAACCCCAGAACATCCTTCTGTCCTATCCCGCTGGCCGCAAGTCCCACTCCAACAACACCTGCATCAAGATAG CTGACTTTGGCTTTGCACGGTACCTCCAGAACAATATGATGGCTGCCACACTATGTGGATCTCCCATGTACATG GCCCCTGAAGTTATCATGTCCCTGAATTATGATGCCAAGGCTGACCTGTGGAGCATAGGAACCATTGTGTTCCAGTGTCTGACAGGGAAGGCTCCATTTCAG GCCAGTAGTCCTCAGGATCTTCGActgttttatgaaaaaaacaaaagtctcaGCCCGAA CATCCCCAGAGAGACCTCAAGCTACCTGAGACACTTGTTGTTGGGCCTTTTGCAGCGCAATCACAAGGATCGGATGGACTTTG ATGAATTTTTCAGACACCCGTTTCTTGAAGCAAGCTCGTCCATGAAAAAGT cagCTCCAGTGACCTTAACGTGTTTTCCCAGCTCAGCTTCTGCAAGCTCATGCAGTAGCTCCTCAACTTCACACCTGGCCTCACCTCCg CAATCGCTTGCTGAAATCCAGCAGCTCCGTGCTAAAGCCATTGCGTCACCGACCCAGGATTCTCCTGGCTACCTGCTGAAGGATTCGGGGGGTGGCGGCGGCAGCAGCAAGAACTCGTCATGTGACACAGACGATTTCGTTATGGTCCCAGCTCATTTTCCCACCA ctgagcTCACGTGTGACATGCCTACAGGGAAGGTGCTGCAGGACAGTCTGATGTATAGTGG GAGCTCTCTCTTGGCCTCTGGTGGTTTGGGAGGTCAAGGCAAGACCCCCCCACGTTCACCATCCTACAGCGGCTCTCCTGGTACTGTAGG CAGGCCCAGTGAGTTCTCTGCTAGTAACTATGGCAACTATGGTCAGTCAGTACCCATTCCAGTCCCCACACAGATTCACAACTACCAGCGTATAGAGCACAACCTCAACTCTCCCAGTCAGGATAGCTCTCCAAG AGCGGCACCACCAGTACGGCGGTGCAGCAGTGGCAGCTCTCTTGGATTTGGGAGGACTGGACCTTCGCCCCCTTACTCAGCAGGCCTTGGACCCGCCCTCACCTCTCGCAGGCTTTCTGGAGGTGGGAGCAAACCCTTTCAGCTTTCACCGCAAG TGGGCACTATTCCTGAGCTGCCAGGCCAGTCTGGTATGCTGAACGTGGAGACAGCTCGGCCGGGGTCTCGGATTGGAG CTCTCCAGACTCCTGAGGTAAGATCAAGACCTCAGCAACAGGGCATGGGTACCAGGCTCCACAGTGCTCCATGTCTGCTGGAGGCTGCAAGTGGCTGCAAGCAGAAGATCAGGAAGCAGCACTCGGATCCTGTGGTGGCCCCCCAGAGTGGCATGATGGCTCTGAGGCCTCTTCACTCCTCCCCTCGACTCAGCGAGCTCATGCAGCGTAGCCCCTTACCCACCATACTGGGATCACCCTCAAGG GCCATGCCCCCCTTCGAGTTTCCCAAGCCCCCCAGCTCCCCAAATATGGTCACCTTCTTTACGCAGCAAGGCATGGCTCTTCCATCATCCGCTAGCAGAGCGGTTCAGGGTGACCCAGGGCTGCCCTCCGGCTTCCAGCCTGACCACTGTGCCACTCTAGCAGCAGAAGAAAGCAAGGGCTTTGGAAG GTCCCAGAGCGCTGGTCGCCTGTCGGACATGTTGCTGATGGCAGCATTCGGGGGTCAGctgggagacagagggagcatGGAGAACCTTAACGCCGACAGAGCCATAGATATCACAG CGCCACCTGGTGGAGCCATGGTAGTAGGCTCGGGCAGTCCAGCACGGGTGGTGTTCACAGTGGGTTCTCCACCCAGTGGTTGCACACCACCGCAGACCTCTCGCTCAAGGAAGTTCTCAG GCTCCTCAAGCTCTATCAGCCCGGTGGGCTCCTACACAAGCCGTTATGCCCAGGCAGGCATTTGCGTGGATGGCTGCGAGGGCCCTTCGAGTCCACGCTATGGCTTTAGTCCAGCCAGCCTGGGGGGAGCAGTCACTTTTGAGGCCCCGGAGCTGCCGGAGGAGACGCTCATGGAG CAAGAGCATACAGAAATCCTACGTAGGCTGCGTTTCACACTGGAGTTTGTGCGCTGCATGACGGAGGTGGCGGGAGCCAGAGGTGGAGAGGCTGACCACGACAACACCGCCTCCACCTGCCTGCTCCAGCAGCAGAGCCTGGTGGCCGACCAAATCAGCTCACTGAGTCGAGAGTGGAG TCATGCAGAACAATTGGTGTTGTACATGAAGGCTGCAGAACTCCTGTCATCTGCTCTGACCACAGCTATGGAAGGCATCAAACAGGGGAAGCTCTATCCTTCCACCACTGTTAAACAAG TGGTTAGGAAACTGAACGACCTTTACAAGTCCAGCGTGACATCGTGCCGCTCCCTGAGTGCCCGGTTGGAGCATTTCTTCTCTCGTAAACAACGCCTCATGGAccacatcaacaccatcactGCAGAGAGACTGCTCTTCAGTCACACTGTACAGATG GTGCAGGCTGCTGCTCTTGATGAGATGTTCCGACAGGGTGAGGCGTCAGTGCAGCGTTACCATAAAGCCTTGCTGTTGATGGAGGGTCTGTCCCTCCTTCTCACAGAGCAGGCAGACATTCTCAGCATCAGCAAGT GCAAGCAGTGTATCGAGCGGCGTCTCACCGCTCTGCAGTCCGGGCTTTGCGTCTAA